A DNA window from Pongo abelii isolate AG06213 chromosome 2, NHGRI_mPonAbe1-v2.0_pri, whole genome shotgun sequence contains the following coding sequences:
- the PCBP4 gene encoding poly(rC)-binding protein 4 isoform X1, translating into MSGSDGGLEEEPELSITLTLRMLMHGKEVGSIIGKKGETVKRIREQSSARITISEGSCPERITTITGSTAAVFHAVSMIAFKLDEDLCAAPANGGNVSRPPVTLRLVIPASQCGSLIGKAGTKIKEIRETTGAQVQVAGDLLPNSTERAVTVSGVPDAIILCVRQICAVILESPPKGATIPYHPSLSLGTVLLSANQGFSVQGQYGAVTPAEVTKLQQLSSHAVPFATPSVVPGLDPGTQTSSQEFLVPNDLIGCVIGRQGSKISEIRQMSGAHIKIGNQAEGAGERHVTITGSPVSIALAQYLITACLETAKSTSGGTPSSAPADLPAPFSPPLTALPTAPPGLLGTPYAISLSNFIGLKPVPFLALPPASPGPPPGLAAYTAKMAAANGSKKAERQKFSPY; encoded by the exons ATGAGCGGCTCGGATGGGGGACTGGAGGAGGAGCCAGAGCTCAGCATCACCCTCACGCTGCGGATGCTGATGCACGGGAAG GAAGTGGGCAGCATCATCGGGAAG AAGGGCGAGACTGTAAAGCGAATCCGGGAGCAG AGCAGTGCCCGGATCACCATCTCCGAGGGCTCCTGCCCCGAacgcatcaccaccatcaccggGTCTACAGCGGCTGTCTTCCATGCAGTCTCCATGATTGCTTTCAAACTGGACGAG GACCTTTGTGCTGCTCCTGCAAATGGTGGAAATGTCTCCAGGCCTCCAGTGACCCTGCGCCTTGTCATCCCTGCCAGTCAGTGTGGCTCACTGATTGGGAAGGCTGGCACCAAGATCAAGGAGATCCGAGAG ACTACGGGTGCCCAGGTACAGGTGGCAGGGGACCTGCTCCCCAACTCCACAGAGCGAGCTGTTACGGTGTCTGGGGTGCCTGATGCCATCATCCTGTGTGTGCGCCAGATCTGCGCTGTTATCCTGGAG TCCCCACCCAAAGGAGCCACTATCCCCTACCATCCGAGCCTCTCCCTAGGTACTGTTCTTCTCTCTGCCAACCAG GGCTTCTCTGTCCAGGGTCAGTATGGGGCTGTGACCCCAGCTGAG GTCACCAAGCTCCAGCAGCTCTCAAGCCATGCGGTCCCCTTTGCCACACCCAGCGTGGTGCCAG GACTGGATCCCGGCACACAGACCAGCTCACAGGAGTTCTTGGTTCCCAACGAC TTGATTGGCTGTGTGATCGGGCGCCAGGGCAGCAAGATCAGCGAGATCCGGCAGATGTCAGGGGCACATATCAAGATCGGGAACCAAGCAGAGGGCGCTGGGGAGCGGCATGTCACCATCACTGGCTCTCCGGTCTCCATCGCCCTGGCCCAGTACCTCATCACTGCCTG TCTAGAGACGGCCAAGTCTACCTCTGGGGGGACGCCCAGCTCGGCCCCCGCAGACCTGCCTGCCCCCTTCTCGCCACCCCTGACGGCCCTGCCCACAGCTCCCCCTGGTCTGCTGGGCACACCCTATGCCATCTCCCTCTCCAACTTCATCGGCCTCAAGCCCGTGCCCTTCTTGGCTCTACCACCTGCTTCCCCAGGGCCGCCGCCAGGCTTGGCGGCCTACACTGCCAAGATGGCAGCGGCTAATGGGAGCAAGAAGGCTGAGCGGCAGAAATTCTCCCCCTACTGA
- the ABHD14B gene encoding putative protein-lysine deacylase ABHD14B isoform X2: MGPDLSPAFLLRPQFTASTRLLPVCASPRSSPGLGRSKEAAAPAPIGELAPGSFLAAVVDALELGPPVVISPSLSGMYSLPFLTAPGSQLLGYVPVAPICTDKINAANYASVKTPALIVYGDQDPMGQTSFEHLKQLPNHRVLIMKGAGHPCYLDKPEEWHTGLLDFLQGLQ, encoded by the exons ATGGGGCCCGACCTCTCCCCAGCGTTCCTCCTCCGGCCCCAGTTCACCGCCAGCACGCGCCTGCTTCCCGTCTGCGCGAGTCCACGCAGCTCCCCAG GTCTGGGGCGCTCCAAGGAAGCAGCAGCCCCTGCCCCTATTGGGGAGCTGGCCCCTGGCAGCTTCCTGGCGGCTGTGGTGGATGCCTTGGAGCTGGGCCCCCCGGTTGTGATCAGTCCATCACTGAGTGGCATGTACTCCCTGCCCTTCCTCACGGCCCCTGGCTCCCAGCTCCTGGGCTATGTGCCAGTGGCCCCCATCTGCACTGACAAAATCAATGCTGCCAACTATGCCAGTGTGAAG ACTCCGGCTCTGATTGTATATGGAGACCAGGACCCCATGGGTCAGACCAGCTTTGAGCACCTGAAGCAGCTGCCCAACCACCGGGTGCTGATCATGAAGGGGGCGGGGCACCCCTGTTACCTGGACAAACCAGAGGAGTGGCATACAGGGTTGCTGGACTTCCTGCAGGGGCTCCAGTGA
- the PCBP4 gene encoding poly(rC)-binding protein 4 isoform X2 produces MSGSDGGLEEEPELSITLTLRMLMHGKEVGSIIGKKGETVKRIREQDLCAAPANGGNVSRPPVTLRLVIPASQCGSLIGKAGTKIKEIRETTGAQVQVAGDLLPNSTERAVTVSGVPDAIILCVRQICAVILESPPKGATIPYHPSLSLGTVLLSANQGFSVQGQYGAVTPAEVTKLQQLSSHAVPFATPSVVPGLDPGTQTSSQEFLVPNDLIGCVIGRQGSKISEIRQMSGAHIKIGNQAEGAGERHVTITGSPVSIALAQYLITACLETAKSTSGGTPSSAPADLPAPFSPPLTALPTAPPGLLGTPYAISLSNFIGLKPVPFLALPPASPGPPPGLAAYTAKMAAANGSKKAERQKFSPY; encoded by the exons ATGAGCGGCTCGGATGGGGGACTGGAGGAGGAGCCAGAGCTCAGCATCACCCTCACGCTGCGGATGCTGATGCACGGGAAG GAAGTGGGCAGCATCATCGGGAAG AAGGGCGAGACTGTAAAGCGAATCCGGGAGCAG GACCTTTGTGCTGCTCCTGCAAATGGTGGAAATGTCTCCAGGCCTCCAGTGACCCTGCGCCTTGTCATCCCTGCCAGTCAGTGTGGCTCACTGATTGGGAAGGCTGGCACCAAGATCAAGGAGATCCGAGAG ACTACGGGTGCCCAGGTACAGGTGGCAGGGGACCTGCTCCCCAACTCCACAGAGCGAGCTGTTACGGTGTCTGGGGTGCCTGATGCCATCATCCTGTGTGTGCGCCAGATCTGCGCTGTTATCCTGGAG TCCCCACCCAAAGGAGCCACTATCCCCTACCATCCGAGCCTCTCCCTAGGTACTGTTCTTCTCTCTGCCAACCAG GGCTTCTCTGTCCAGGGTCAGTATGGGGCTGTGACCCCAGCTGAG GTCACCAAGCTCCAGCAGCTCTCAAGCCATGCGGTCCCCTTTGCCACACCCAGCGTGGTGCCAG GACTGGATCCCGGCACACAGACCAGCTCACAGGAGTTCTTGGTTCCCAACGAC TTGATTGGCTGTGTGATCGGGCGCCAGGGCAGCAAGATCAGCGAGATCCGGCAGATGTCAGGGGCACATATCAAGATCGGGAACCAAGCAGAGGGCGCTGGGGAGCGGCATGTCACCATCACTGGCTCTCCGGTCTCCATCGCCCTGGCCCAGTACCTCATCACTGCCTG TCTAGAGACGGCCAAGTCTACCTCTGGGGGGACGCCCAGCTCGGCCCCCGCAGACCTGCCTGCCCCCTTCTCGCCACCCCTGACGGCCCTGCCCACAGCTCCCCCTGGTCTGCTGGGCACACCCTATGCCATCTCCCTCTCCAACTTCATCGGCCTCAAGCCCGTGCCCTTCTTGGCTCTACCACCTGCTTCCCCAGGGCCGCCGCCAGGCTTGGCGGCCTACACTGCCAAGATGGCAGCGGCTAATGGGAGCAAGAAGGCTGAGCGGCAGAAATTCTCCCCCTACTGA
- the ABHD14B gene encoding putative protein-lysine deacylase ABHD14B isoform X1 encodes MAASVEQREDTIQVQGQALFFREARPGSGQAHFSVLLLHGIRFSSETWQNLGTLHRLAQAGYRAVAIDLPGLGRSKEAAAPAPIGELAPGSFLAAVVDALELGPPVVISPSLSGMYSLPFLTAPGSQLLGYVPVAPICTDKINAANYASVKTPALIVYGDQDPMGQTSFEHLKQLPNHRVLIMKGAGHPCYLDKPEEWHTGLLDFLQGLQ; translated from the exons ATGGCGGCAAGTGTGGAGCAGCGCGAGGACACCATCCAGGTGCAGGGCCAGGCCCTCTTCTTCCGAGAGGCCCGGCCCGGCAGTGGGCAGGCTCACTTCTCTGTACTGCTGCTGCATGGTATTCGCTTCTCCTCCGAGACCTGGCAGAACCTGGGTACACTGCACAGGCTGGCCCAGGCTGGCTACCGGGCTGTGGCCATTGACCTGCCAG GTCTGGGGCGCTCCAAGGAAGCAGCAGCCCCTGCCCCTATTGGGGAGCTGGCCCCTGGCAGCTTCCTGGCGGCTGTGGTGGATGCCTTGGAGCTGGGCCCCCCGGTTGTGATCAGTCCATCACTGAGTGGCATGTACTCCCTGCCCTTCCTCACGGCCCCTGGCTCCCAGCTCCTGGGCTATGTGCCAGTGGCCCCCATCTGCACTGACAAAATCAATGCTGCCAACTATGCCAGTGTGAAG ACTCCGGCTCTGATTGTATATGGAGACCAGGACCCCATGGGTCAGACCAGCTTTGAGCACCTGAAGCAGCTGCCCAACCACCGGGTGCTGATCATGAAGGGGGCGGGGCACCCCTGTTACCTGGACAAACCAGAGGAGTGGCATACAGGGTTGCTGGACTTCCTGCAGGGGCTCCAGTGA